One region of Scophthalmus maximus strain ysfricsl-2021 chromosome 13, ASM2237912v1, whole genome shotgun sequence genomic DNA includes:
- the lmo4b gene encoding LIM domain transcription factor LMO4b, producing MVNPGGSSQPPPVGTGSLSWKRCAGCGGKIADRFLLYTMDSYWHSRCLKCSCCQAQLGEIGTSCYTKSGMILCRNDYIRLFGNSGACSACGQSIPASELVMRAQGNVYHLKCFTCSTCRNRLVPGDRFHYINGSLFCEHDRPTALMNGHLSSLQTNPLLPDQKVC from the exons ATGGTGAATCCCGGAGGCAGCAGCCAGCCTCCGCCGGTGGGCACGGGCTCCCTGTCCTGGAAGCGGTGCGCGGGCTGCGGGGGGAAAATCGCAGACCGCTTCCTCCTCTACACCATGGACAGCTACTGGCACAGCCGGTGCCTCAAGTGCTCCTGCTGCCAGGCCCAGCTGGGCGAGATCGGCACGTCGTGCTACACAAAAAGTGGCATGATCCTCTGCAGAAACGACTACATCAG ATTATTTGGAAACAGCGGAGCTTGCAGCGCCTGTGGCCAGTCCATCCCGGCCAGTGAACTGGTGATGAGGGCGCAGGGCAACGTGTACCATCTCAAG TGTTTCACATGTTCCACCTGCCGGAACCGGCTCGTCCCCGGGGACCGGTTCCACTACATCAACGGCAGCCTGTTCTGCGAACACGACAGACCCACAGCACTCATGAACGGCCATTTGAGTTCACTGCAGACGAACCCACTACTGCCCGACCAGAAG GTGTGTTAA